In Pseudoxanthomonas indica, the following are encoded in one genomic region:
- a CDS encoding glycoside hydrolase family 43 protein, producing MTTPSATDAGDAAAAAPPEAEVLPGAEQIQALKAREISAPLLTHLYTADPSAHVFEGKVYIYPSHDIDAGTPFDDEGGHFGMQDYHVLCQDSPTGPARDCGLALHVRDVPWADRQMWAPDAASKDGRTYLYFPAKRADNRFHIGVAVADRPEGPFTAEAEPIAGAYSIDPAVYADDDGEYYLYFGGLWGGQLQKYRDNVYDARQVEPPPDAPALGARVARLSADMKALAEPTREVVILDEHGQPLLAGDHERRFFEGPWLHRYAGKYYFSYSTGNTHLLCYAVGDSPYGPFHYQGVILTPVLGWTTHHSICQFDGKWYLYYHDSLHSGGVTHLRTVKVTELHHDANGRIQTIHPYGE from the coding sequence ATGACGACACCCTCCGCCACCGACGCCGGTGACGCCGCCGCTGCGGCGCCACCGGAAGCAGAAGTCCTTCCCGGCGCCGAGCAAATCCAGGCGCTCAAGGCGCGCGAGATCTCCGCGCCGCTGCTGACCCACCTCTACACCGCCGATCCGTCGGCGCATGTGTTCGAAGGCAAGGTCTACATCTACCCGTCGCACGACATCGATGCCGGCACGCCGTTCGACGATGAAGGCGGCCATTTCGGCATGCAGGATTACCACGTGCTGTGCCAGGACTCGCCCACCGGGCCGGCGCGCGACTGTGGCCTGGCCCTGCACGTGCGCGACGTGCCGTGGGCGGATCGGCAGATGTGGGCGCCCGATGCGGCCAGCAAGGACGGACGCACCTACCTGTACTTTCCGGCCAAGCGCGCCGACAACCGGTTCCATATCGGCGTGGCGGTCGCGGACCGGCCGGAGGGGCCGTTCACCGCGGAAGCCGAACCGATCGCCGGCGCCTACTCGATTGATCCGGCGGTGTACGCGGACGACGATGGTGAGTACTACCTGTACTTCGGCGGCTTGTGGGGTGGCCAGCTGCAGAAGTACCGCGACAACGTCTACGACGCCCGGCAGGTCGAACCGCCGCCCGATGCGCCGGCGCTGGGCGCGCGGGTAGCGCGATTGAGCGCGGACATGAAAGCCCTGGCCGAGCCCACCCGAGAAGTAGTGATCCTCGATGAACACGGGCAACCGCTGCTGGCCGGCGATCACGAGCGCCGCTTCTTTGAAGGCCCGTGGCTGCACCGGTACGCAGGCAAGTACTACTTCTCCTATTCGACCGGCAACACCCATCTGCTGTGCTACGCCGTGGGCGACAGTCCCTATGGTCCCTTCCACTATCAAGGCGTGATCCTGACCCCGGTGCTGGGCTGGACGACGCATCACTCAATCTGCCAGTTCGACGGCAAGTGGTACCTGTACTATCACGACTCCCTCCATTCCGGCGGTGTCACCCACTTGCGCACAGTCAAAGTCACCGAACTGCATCACGACGCGAACGGCCGCATCCAGACGATCCACCCCTATGGCGAGTGA
- a CDS encoding aldose 1-epimerase gives MASESRAGTPRYDAMAPIAVGPLVHLAAGDLQVDLAPQAGGRIAQIHVDGIEQLIGPESGRLDAIQWGCYPMLPWAGRIREGRFHFEGRNWQLPINMPPHALHGLGYALPWTLDASTDDSAELSLHLPQDPGWPFGGIARQRLTLRDRQLHLHLSLQAGEQAMPAVIGWHPWFRKPDQLIFDAPLYYPRDAHGMATLPLAPPPLHPWDDCFLGPAEVVLLRGNQRLQLTSDQQHWVVYDAPAHATCVEPQTGPPDAFNLTPHVLATGEVLAMEFLFDWRQPGSSADA, from the coding sequence ATGGCGAGTGAGTCGCGCGCGGGAACGCCGCGCTACGACGCGATGGCGCCGATAGCGGTGGGTCCACTCGTGCACTTGGCAGCCGGCGATCTGCAGGTGGATCTGGCACCGCAGGCCGGTGGCCGCATCGCGCAGATCCACGTCGACGGCATCGAACAGTTGATCGGCCCCGAAAGCGGGCGCCTCGATGCGATCCAATGGGGCTGCTATCCCATGTTGCCGTGGGCCGGCCGCATCCGCGAAGGGCGCTTCCACTTTGAAGGCCGCAACTGGCAGTTGCCGATCAACATGCCGCCCCACGCCCTGCACGGTCTGGGCTATGCGCTGCCTTGGACGCTGGATGCCAGCACCGATGACAGCGCCGAACTGTCGCTGCACCTGCCGCAGGATCCAGGCTGGCCGTTCGGCGGCATCGCCCGCCAGCGCCTCACCCTGCGCGATCGCCAGCTGCACCTGCATCTGTCATTGCAGGCGGGTGAACAGGCCATGCCGGCGGTCATCGGTTGGCATCCGTGGTTCCGCAAGCCCGACCAGCTGATCTTCGACGCCCCGCTGTACTACCCGCGCGACGCGCACGGCATGGCCACGCTGCCGCTGGCACCGCCACCCCTGCACCCGTGGGACGACTGCTTCCTCGGGCCCGCAGAGGTGGTGCTGCTGCGCGGAAACCAGCGGTTGCAACTGACCTCGGACCAGCAGCACTGGGTGGTCTACGACGCGCCCGCGCATGCGACCTGCGTCGAGCCGCAGACCGGCCCGCCCGATGCCTTCAACCTGACCCCGCACGTGCTGGCGACCGGTGAGGTGCTGGCGATGGAGTTCCTGTTCGACTGGCGTCAGCCCGGGTCTTCAGCCGACGCATGA
- a CDS encoding MFS transporter, with amino-acid sequence MSHAASEVLSVREKLGYSLGDLAANLIFQTLITYLAFFYTDVYRLPAATAATIIFIVGLLGAFVFTPLIGILADRTNTRWGKFRPWILWTAIPFGVLSLLAFSTPELGERGKVVYAFTTYTLLVFVYASNNLPYSALSGVLTGNMTQRNSLSAYRFVAVMIAQFIIQALLLPLVLILGEGDRVRGFEQVMTVFAVVGTLFFLITFFTTRERIVPTAEQSSGVMQDLRDLIHNRPWQLMLALTILVFINLALKGGMYVYYFQYYLSEPALAAFLHDIGFERFIAGLNGLLSSAGLTGFQWPKDAPTSAFSLFNAGGILCMILGIGFSRPLADRFGKRDVFGGALFVSTLFLLAFLWFPPTTIGVIFVSFMLHGFSYGITIPLLWAMIADVADYSEWKNRRRATAIIFSAMLCGLKIGLSVGGALVAGILAHYGYQAGAATQSPEAVQGIRMTVSLYCSLPFLVAVGLLFFYKIDKRMEERIERELDQRRLQSGAPA; translated from the coding sequence ATGTCCCATGCCGCTTCGGAAGTCCTGTCGGTCCGCGAAAAACTCGGCTACAGCCTGGGCGATCTCGCGGCCAACCTGATCTTCCAGACGCTGATCACCTACCTGGCGTTCTTCTACACCGATGTCTACCGGCTGCCGGCGGCCACCGCCGCCACGATCATCTTCATCGTCGGCCTGCTGGGTGCGTTCGTCTTCACGCCGCTGATCGGCATCCTGGCCGACCGCACCAATACCCGTTGGGGCAAGTTCCGCCCGTGGATCCTGTGGACGGCCATTCCGTTCGGCGTGCTGTCGCTGCTGGCATTCTCAACGCCGGAGCTCGGCGAACGCGGCAAGGTGGTCTACGCGTTCACCACCTACACCTTGCTGGTGTTCGTGTACGCCTCCAACAACCTGCCGTACTCGGCCCTCAGCGGCGTGTTGACCGGCAACATGACCCAGCGCAACAGCCTGTCGGCGTATCGCTTCGTGGCGGTGATGATCGCGCAGTTCATCATCCAGGCGCTGCTGCTGCCGCTGGTGCTGATCCTGGGCGAGGGCGATCGCGTGCGCGGCTTCGAGCAGGTGATGACCGTGTTTGCCGTGGTCGGCACGCTGTTCTTCCTGATCACGTTCTTCACCACGCGCGAGCGCATCGTGCCCACCGCCGAGCAATCGTCCGGGGTGATGCAGGATCTGCGCGATCTGATCCACAACCGTCCCTGGCAGCTGATGCTGGCGCTGACCATCCTGGTCTTCATCAACCTGGCGCTGAAGGGCGGCATGTATGTGTACTACTTCCAGTACTACCTCAGCGAGCCGGCGCTGGCCGCGTTCCTGCACGACATCGGCTTCGAGCGCTTCATCGCCGGTCTCAACGGCCTGCTGAGCAGCGCCGGCCTGACCGGATTCCAATGGCCCAAGGACGCGCCCACCTCGGCCTTCAGCCTGTTCAATGCCGGCGGCATCCTCTGCATGATCCTGGGCATCGGTTTCTCGCGCCCGTTGGCGGATCGCTTCGGCAAACGCGATGTGTTCGGCGGCGCGTTGTTTGTTTCCACCTTGTTCCTGCTGGCGTTCCTCTGGTTCCCGCCCACCACCATCGGGGTCATCTTCGTCTCCTTCATGCTGCACGGTTTCAGCTACGGCATCACCATCCCGCTGCTGTGGGCGATGATCGCCGACGTGGCGGACTACTCGGAGTGGAAGAACCGCCGCCGTGCCACCGCGATCATCTTCTCGGCGATGCTGTGCGGACTGAAGATCGGTCTGAGCGTGGGCGGCGCGCTGGTCGCCGGCATCCTGGCGCACTACGGCTACCAGGCCGGCGCTGCGACCCAGTCGCCAGAAGCCGTGCAGGGCATCCGCATGACCGTGAGCCTGTATTGCTCGCTGCCCTTCCTGGTGGCGGTCGGACTGCTGTTCTTCTACAAAATCGACAAGCGCATGGAAGAGCGCATCGAACGCGAGCTTGACCAACGCCGCCTGCAGTCCGGAGCCCCGGCATGA